ttctaaaaattgttaaccctaaaccataatcttagacatatttttgggaattcgtgtggccaatgttagtgtagtacaaattaaaacacatatatatgtttatattcttatattaaataatatgcgTATAGTACAAAATGGCATGAATCTTAGTAAAATCCAAATGTTCTTCATCCTAATAGTATCATTTCCTTGAACCCTAAACCTAAACTTACACCCTAAATATATAGGATCTTAATATATATTACaagttctaatatatatatatatatatatatatatatatatatatattacaagtgacaaaagtaattaaaatagaatcttaatgcttaccaaaaccctaaaataaattaatttttttcactAATCATAACCTTTAATCCCTAATAGCATAACCCCTAAAACCATGAACATTAATATTATTCGACCCTGATACCTAAAACACAGTAAACCCCAAACTCAAACTCTAAAACATAAACCCATAacccaaaataataaacattatatcataaaccctaaaactCTAAATTAACCATAGACATTAAACCTAAAATTCATAACTTTAAACcttaaaataacataattttttgcggcgtttttatacACCGCTAATGATTCACATTTTGCGGTGTTTTAGAACAAACACCGCTAATTCTCAATATATTGCGGATCTTTACAAAAAACTCCGCTAATGCCTCTATAGCTAATAAATAGACATCGTCATTTTGCTCAACACTTTTGCAGCGTTTTTAAACAACAGCCGCTAATGCTTCACCTATTGAGGCATTTTAGAAAAAATGCCGCTAATTCTCGATATATTGCAGCGTTTTAAAAAAACACCGCTAATGCCTTTATAGCTCACCAATAGACGGCGTCGTTTTGCTTAacacttttgcggcgtttttagacAACAGCCGCTAATGCTTCACATATGGCGGTGTTTTTAAACAAACGCCACTAATGCTTGATTTTTTGTGGCGTTTGTTACATAAGCGCCACTAATAGTGATCTTTTGCTGCGGTCTTTTGACAAGTGCCACTATAGCTCTAACCTTTAGCAGCATTTTTCTTCAAGCGCCACTAATGTACATCTTTTGCGGCTTTTTTTCTCCAAATGCCACTGAAAGTGCCTCTAAAAGTCTATTTTGCTGTAGTGTTTGGTATCATTTCAATCCTATCTGTTGGCAAATGTTGTTTGAATAAAAAATCGAAACGATCAATTTCATTTTCTGCACAAGAGCAATGGGAAAAGGGGCAGGTAAGGATTGGAAAATTGCTTTTTATCTTTTAAatgtataaaatttttaattataatggtaaaattatactttggcctCGCATAAATCACAAGATTTTAATAtagtcctttaaaaattataaagatattaaCTAATACAATGATGAAATTGGCTCTTAACTCCTATCAAAATTTATACCTTAATTTCGGTTCCTCAAAAAAATTTCTAACTTCACCCTTATTTCTGCACTAGTAAAAATTCTAATCTATATCGATTGCACTGGTCAAAACATTATGCATTGATTGGTATATAaaagatattaaaaatatatataaaatactatttcttttaccaattttaaactttaactaaattaaagtagaaactttaatattttgaaccctatgatgaattctattatttgatttctgttttacacgataaatacttgaatcttattctcaattatgtgtgcttatctcttattttaatatttcccaaatattaattcatgtttaatgtgcttaaattagaggaggaaaatcctgtttaagagtagatctagcataattaagtggagttgcatgcaatcctagaaataggacaacataagtttatcggattagagtcaaatctaataggggaatccatagatcgagttaatgcaataatagaggttttaattagaaagaaatttcaattaattaatctAGAGTCAGTTACTCGTAGTCTCAAAAaggatattaacataatttagggatttctacggatcaaggtaccaagtgaataaatcgtttaattcatattcataatgatagatgaagtctaggtgaattatTTCCTGAGTATTGTTCGCTTCTTGATTATTACTCAATTGTCTTCTTGGTTTATTCTTTGTTGAGtactttagttaattaatttagtttaaaCCAAGCACTCCAATTTTTCGGTTAAATAATAAGAAAACAGTAATTACTAGtaattttagtcctcgtggatatgatatctttactcaccataactataatatttatcgataggtgcacttgccacTCTAATGACTTTATCAAAGGATTTTGTTCCATTGGTTGCTCCAACACACCCTTTTTTTAATGAGATAAAATTAATATAGTCAATTTCGCATTGATCCCAATTATATTGATTAGTACACATTGTTTCAATAATAAATCGAAAAGATAAACTTTATTTTTTGCACAAAGACAGAAGGAAGGGGCAAAAAGGGGCCTTGACTCCTctaaaattgaaattttgttttttaccctttaaatgtataaaattataaattataagggtaaaattgtactttttaCTCTCCCAAAAATAACAAGGCTTTAATTTAGTCTTTtagaaaattataaagatattagCTAATACAAtggttaaattacattttaactcttttcaaaatttatggcttcaccatttccacactagTAGAAAATCTAATCCGTGTCAATTGCACCGACCAAAACATTATGCACTAACGGGTATATGAAttacattaaaatatatatatataaatactatTTCTTTTACCAACTTTAAACTTTAACTAGTTAAAGTAGAAACTTTAATATCTTAAgtagaaaaaatttatttaacaacTAATCCAAAGATTGTTTAAGAAGACAATAGGGATGCAACAAATTAAATAGACTAACCGAAAATCCAGAAGTTACAAAATTCTCATAAATAACAAGAGTTTACAAAAAGACAAGTAAACAACACTTACTTTCGTTGATGTATGGTATAATAAGCCTGCAAAGCACTAAGAAAAAGTGAAGCAATGGCACCCACAAATGCCAAAAACGTCCAACGAATACTAAAATAAGTATTATAAGCTCGAGCTGCATGATTAATCCACATATTCTTACAATGATTATGTATTTTCCGTTTAACCCCACCGTAAATCATCGGATTAGGAATCAAATCAGTGTTCATCTTATTGAAAAGCTTAGCCACTTCTTCATCACTCCCCAATCCATTGTACAGTATGCCGGCGTCGCTCAGTTTTCTAACATCTTCGGCTCCATCGATCAATGAATCAAGGAAACACATATATGAAGTGACGGTGAAATCGTTGTCGAAATCCGGACACATTTCGTAAGCTATTAAGTTCATGGTTGAATCATCAACGGTGATCGGCGGTAACCGTAATTTCCCGACGAAGAAGATATGTTTGAAACTGATGTCGGTTAAACAACTTGTTTCGCTTGCTTTTAACCATATCTAGGCCTTTTTAAGCTCTTTTACGTTACGAAAGGAGTGTGAATGGCGCCATCTTGTTCTTGTTTGCTTGCTGATGGTAGATCCAGCGTCAGCAGACAATTCCTCCACggtttttcttattttttctgAGTTAGACAATTCCTCCTCGGTTTTTCTTATTTTTTGTGAGTTAGTAGACAATTCCTCCATggtttttcttattttttctttGTCGAGAAGGAGTCTTACTCGTAGTAGATTCAGTAAGTGAACTGGATTTTTCAGCTTCCACCATTTACTAGAGTAAAATCTGTCAGTCGGGAGCAATTTTTTTATCGAAGCTAAAATTAaggtttttaaaattataattaaaccaGTCAAGAGACCTATCTATAAATTTAATTGGTCAGATCAATTCAtcctatttaattaaataaattattagaaATTTCGGTTTAATTGTCCAATTCAATTAATTGTTTTTGTCGGTTCAACCTATTCAGTATAGATTCTCAAGTTAATTGGTATAATGAATACTTATTCAAAATAAGAAATGAGACCAATTAAATTGAATAGTCAAatcgatttttttatatttttaatatatctttaatatttttaaaatttatataattcaaCTGAATAAACTAATCAGTAAAAAATGAAAGTCTAATCGAATAAAAATCTTTATTTATAAACTCCACAAAATTGTTCTTTTTTAAATTCCTCAAATTACCTGTCCTGCTGATGTGGTTGTGGCTCTTTCATCTCTGCTGGGTTGATAACAGTATCCTCGATGAACCTTATGATTGCATACATGAACTTTTTGCCATCCCCCGAGTTTGTAAGCAATTCAAGAACACGAAAAGGTAATTGGTTTTCCAACAAGAACAGATCCGAGTACACAAATGTCAGCAAATCGTTTTTAATAAACAATTTCGACTTACGATCACAATCATGGCTGTAACGCAAATAAACTGCTTGTAAAATTGCGCAGCCGTCAACGAAGAACATCCAAGCCAGTTTCTCGTCATCGTCGCTATACTTCTCTAATTCCTGTGGATCATAGCATTTCTTTAAGCTATCGATCTCTTTCTTCATGTTGCTGTACAAGGAAACCTTATGAACGTCAATGTTGTTGAAGAAATTTGCTGCTAATTTGAGCTTGAGCTCCTTGGATTCATGGAGGGTGGGATCATCGTGGTGGAGTGGGCCGATTGAGATCACTTTCGGCTTGAAATACTTCTTGAAACCTTCCTTACGGCGAAGGGTAGACGGGACTTTTCGTATCAATGGTTTGTCTCTGAGGGTGGGTTGGCCGCCGTCCAAAGCTTTGTCTAATGACCGGAGATTCGCTAATTCGCCACTGCTGAGAGCGACGTCCGTACACTCTATATCAATGCTCACGGAATCGTTGTTGGTGTTGTTGTTGATGATTGTTTGATCAGTGGAAACTCCTCCGACGGCGCGGTCTCCTTCCTCCGTGGACTACATTTTCAGGCTGAGCGGTTGGAAGTAATAAAGAAGGTGATTTTGTAAACTGTTTTTGGCAGAGTGAGTGATGTTGGAGaaaaggtggcaaaatggctaCGATGATGACAAATATTTTATAGCTTACATAATAACCATATATGGGAAATACTTAAGGTGTAATTCGTGTTTAtagttataatttttatttttaattaaatttaattctcttTTGAAAGAGTCAATCACTATCCATCTTAAAAAAGAAAAGTTCAATTAATGTTTTTTAACAAAAATAGtgacaaatattaaaattttaaacgagAGAATTCATAAGGCAATTCACATgtacatttttttttaatttttattttaaatatttttaaattatttattgacgtgacaataagaaaaataatgttatgttagcatgaaccATGAAGTGTATATGGATTGCCACACGATTGTGACTAGGGGTGAGCGTTCGActgaatcgaatgaaaaaatttcgaattaatcaagttgacgaatcatattttatcatcctaatttaatttgaaattttcttgAATCGAATCGAGTTAGATGGAATTCAAATCGAATTGAAtcaaatcgaatatatttgttcgagttaaattttaaaaaataattttgggtccttaTAACCACTGTCACCCACCATAATAAAATTTGTCCATcgtaatcaaattttttattaaatttcatcacctcataatttatttattaatcttttatatacgggttagcttctttacttgtttagttgtttcaattatcttcaaATTCTTTtcactatgtattttggaattaaaaatatattaaatgtaaaaatgtgattttttaataaaagtaattttaaagataaaatgtgaaattgataccaatataaaattttaacacgaataaTTTATGAcattattaataattcaatttgaatataaatattcaatatgactaaacaattcaataatataaataatataaaatgtgaaatttaatttagtgatataaatagtagatataaataaaattattactatttatgtttagggTATTTTTggatcatttttatttttactagAGAGTAGATGGGGGTGGGAtgggaaggagtaaaagttttagggggaaagtgggagggagtaaaaattttgggggaaaataaaaaattttgaggaaaagtaaatggaagagtaaaattttggtgggaaatggattttggtagaTGGGGGTAGGGATgggaggggagtaaaagttttggggggaaagtggaaaagagtaaaagttttgagagaaaaataaaaaggtttgggagtttggggtaaaaatgtaaaatattatagtttgatatttgatttattcaaattattcaagttattcaaattcaaaaactcaactcgattcgaactcgaaattcgaaaaaaaattcgaattgactcgaataactcaattcatttaactcaaaattcaattttttttcaattttttcgagTCAAATCGAGTTTTACTCACCCCTAATTGTGACACCAGTatcattaaaaatttaatgttttagttaCCATTTTTGTTAAATAAAAGTAATTTGACTTTTTTTGAAAGATTAATGGCTAAATTTAACTCAAATAACAAAAGAATAAAAGTTAATTTgacaaaaaaacataaaaattgagggctaaatttatcattgtatcatttttttaaagtttcaCTTATACAAATACAATATAAGttcaaatataaatatatgtctCGACTAATCCGAAAAGAACTAGACAAAATTCacacatgatatatatataatgagACCGAGACCCACAcatcacaattaagaataatatTATAAAACCTAAATATTGAACAACCCAAAACCTACTCCTTAAGAAGCTAAGACCCTATCATAGGGAGAATTTTACATTTACAACACTTGTTATAATAATTGCATTTGTTATTCTCTACCTAACTCAAGA
This is a stretch of genomic DNA from Gossypium arboreum isolate Shixiya-1 chromosome 11, ASM2569848v2, whole genome shotgun sequence. It encodes these proteins:
- the LOC128283992 gene encoding uncharacterized protein LOC128283992, producing the protein MNLIAYDMCLDFKIDFTVTSYMCFLDLLIDEAEDVKDLRDAGILYNGLRSDEEVARLFNKMNTDLVPSPMIYGGVKRKIHNHYLLCHTATKSTEEGDRAVGGVSTDQTIINNNTNNDSVSIDIECTDVALSSGELANLRSLDKALDGGQPTLRDKPLIRKVPSTLRRKEGFKKYFKPKVISIGPLHHDDPTLHESKELKLKLAANFFNNIDVHKVSLYSNMKKEIDSLKKCYDPQELEKYSDDDEKLAWMFFVDGCAILQAVYLRYSHDCDRKSKLFIKNDLLTFVYSDLFLLENQLPFRVLELLTNSGDGKKFMYAIIRFIEDTVINPAEMKEPQPHQQDSFKHIFFVGKLRLPPITVDDSTMNLIAYEMCPDFDNDFTVTSYMCFLDSLIDGAEDVRKLSDAGILYNGLGSDEEVAKLFNKMNTDLIPNPMIYGGVKRKIHNHCKNMWINHAARAYNTYFSIRWTFLAFVGAIASLFLSALQAYYTIHQRK